The window ATTACTTGAAAAGCCATTGCTCGATCAATGAATTTTGAATCAATAACGGTAATTTTTCCTTTAGTTAAATTAGAAGCTTGGTGAGCCGCTTGTACGGTTCCGCTTAATTTTTCAGTTACATGAATAGATAAAACTTGACTACCATCTGCACTTAATTTTTGATAGGCATCTACAAATGAACCAATCGCTGGTTGTGATGTTTTTGGTAATTCTGTACTAGCATTCATTTTTTCTAAAAATTCTTCTTTAGTAATCGTTTCTTCATCAACGTACACAACACTATCAATCATTGCGTTTAAAGGTACTACGGTAATTTGATATTTTTCAATCTCAGCTTTTGACAACTGAACTGTGGAATCCGTTACAATTTTAATATTCGACATAAGTTACCTCCTTAGATAAATAGACAATGTTAGTGAATTATTCTGAATAAGCTACTCTTGTTAATTCGTTATGGTTTGTTACTATGTGTCATTATTGATTAGTGAGTAATTATTCAGTCAGCTAACTGCCTACTTTCTAAGAATAACAAATTTTCCATTAAAAAGACATCAAAATTATTTAAAACAAGGATACTTTAGCCAAAATTTAAGAATCGAAAGTTTAATGATTTTCAGAACTATGTTATAATTGTATGGTTATGAAAAGAAAGTAGGGGTGTATCGTGGAAGGAATTCTCCCACTGTGGAAAGAGCGTGGCATGACAAGTCATGATTGCGTCTTTAAATTAAGAAAAATTTTGCAAACTAAAAAAATTGGACATACTGGTACCTTAGATCCAGATGTGGATGGCGTATTGCCTATTTGTGTAGGTCGAGCTACTAAAGTTGTTGAATATATGATGGAGACTGGAAAAGCGTATATTGGTGAAATTACGCTGGGCTATTCTACTACGACAGAAGACAAAAGTGGTGAAGTTGTAGCGACTAAACGTGTTTTAGTTCCGCCAACACTGTCAGCTATCGATCAAATGATGTTAAATATGGAAGGGATTATTACTCAAATTCCACCGATGTACTCAGCTGTAAAGGTAAATGGCAAACGATTGTATGAATATGCTCGGAATGGTGAGACAGTGGAACGTCCTAAACGTCAAGCTAACATAAAAAAATTCATTAGAACAACTGAACCAGTTTTTAATGAAATTGAAGGAACAGTGAGTTGGCGTTTTGAAGTAGAATGTGGCAAAGGAACTTATGTCCGGACACTTGCTGTTGATTTAGGTGAAGCGTTAGGCTATCCAGCACATATGTCAGACTTAACACGAATTTTAAGCGGTTCGTTTAAAGCGGGAGATTGTGTGACCTTAGCGCAAGTTCAGGAAGCTGTAGATCAACAAACCATGGATACAAAATTATTTCCTTTAGAATATGGTTTAAAAGAATTGCCGTCTATTGAAATTTCTTTTGCAGTCTGGCAAAAAGTGAAAGATGGAGCGGTTTTATTGAAAAATGATTACGCTGAAATTCCATCTATGCCGTTTGTTGTAACCTACGAAGGTCAAGCATGTAGTATTTATAATGAGCATCCTAGCAAACCAGAACTTTTAAAACCTGTTAAAGTTTTAAGAAATGAAATTGGATAAGGAGTATCAGAATATGAAAGTTATTGAAATTCATCATCCCTATGACATGAATCAAATTCCTCAAGAAGATATTGTTTTAGCAATGGGCTTTTTTGATGGGGTTCATTTAGGTCATCAGAAAGTCATTAAAACAGCAAAAAAAATTGCCAATGAAAAAAAATTGAAATTAGCCGTTATGACATTTAATCAACATCCATCAATTGTGTTTCAAAAAATTGATCCGGATAAAATGAATTATTTGTCAACTCTTGAACGTAAAGAGGAATTGATGGCTGATTTAGAAGTAGATATTTTTTATATTATTGAGTTCACATCAAGTTTTGCTAGTTTACCGCCAGTCGATTTTGTCAATCAGTATATGG is drawn from Carnobacterium gallinarum DSM 4847 and contains these coding sequences:
- the truB gene encoding tRNA pseudouridine(55) synthase TruB, producing MEGILPLWKERGMTSHDCVFKLRKILQTKKIGHTGTLDPDVDGVLPICVGRATKVVEYMMETGKAYIGEITLGYSTTTEDKSGEVVATKRVLVPPTLSAIDQMMLNMEGIITQIPPMYSAVKVNGKRLYEYARNGETVERPKRQANIKKFIRTTEPVFNEIEGTVSWRFEVECGKGTYVRTLAVDLGEALGYPAHMSDLTRILSGSFKAGDCVTLAQVQEAVDQQTMDTKLFPLEYGLKELPSIEISFAVWQKVKDGAVLLKNDYAEIPSMPFVVTYEGQACSIYNEHPSKPELLKPVKVLRNEIG